The proteins below are encoded in one region of Ostrea edulis chromosome 3, xbOstEdul1.1, whole genome shotgun sequence:
- the LOC125656921 gene encoding uncharacterized protein LOC125656921, whose product MTSATLSGGTHSVGATNVLPGPQSVSPMDTPNISNVGSILDVVFSGESVRFPPIKMLDAIPLGATISVKLKNKIWSNEFVDLRSLLPDQSEEPLSITIKAGKIDVEHTSKNKSPLSISQWTDAFLIFSTIYVQKNPQEAGNLLKYCFSVREMSSLYIDSAWRGYDESFRRLRKSQTLPWENSVPELRLKAASMGFKVPGKPANQTYGKQNPFRPFSAKVCFAYNSGQQCASNPCKYAHFCQECTGKHPQSKCFQREKQHFKGGNRQKQSANAYTPNKPAK is encoded by the coding sequence ATGACATCAGCAACATTGTCAGGTGGAACCCATAGTGTGGGGGCTACCAATGTCCTACCTGGGCCACAGTCTGTCTCTCCCATGGACACCCCCAACATTTCTAATGTGGGTTCGATTTTAGATGTAGTTTTCTCAGGTGAGTCAGTAAGGTTTCCACCAATCAAGATGTTAGATGCGATACCTTTAGGTGCTACGATTTCggttaaattgaaaaataagatTTGGTCAAATGAGTTTGTTGATTTGCGCTCACTTCTTCCTGATCAATCTGAAGAACCACTCTCTATCACCATCAAAGCTGGTAAAATTGATGTGGAGCACACATCTAAAAACAAATCACCCCTCAGCATTAGTCAGTGGACTGATGCTTTTTTGATTTTCTCCACTATATACGTACAGAAAAATCCCCAGGAGGCTGGGAATCTGCTCAAGTACTGTTTTTCAGTGAGGGAGATGAGCAGTTTATACATTGATTCAGCCTGGAGGGGTTATGATGAGAGTTTTAGGCGGCTCAGAAAATCTCAAACACTGCCTTGGGAAAATTCTGTCCCAGAATTAAGACTCAAGGCAGCCTCTATGGGGTTTAAGGTTCCTGGAAAACCAGCAAACCAGACTTATGGAAAACAGAATCCTTTTCGCCCCTTTTCGGCTAAAGTCTGCTTCGCATATAACAGTGGTCAGCAATGCGCATCAAACCCCTGTAAATACGCTCACTTTTGTCAAGAGTGTACCGGCAAACACCCACAATCTAAATGTTTTCAAAGGGAGAAGCAACATTTCAAAGGAGGAAACAGGCAAAAACAATCTGCCAACGCCTATACACCCAACAAACCTGCAAAGTGA